The following proteins come from a genomic window of Varunaivibrio sulfuroxidans:
- a CDS encoding ABC transporter substrate-binding protein, translating into MKKGLVRAALSAAFVGAFVGMSAFPGSALAAGISNDVVKIGVLTDMSGVYSAIGGEGSVTAAKMAVADFGGTVLGKPIDVISADHQNKPDIASTKARQWADTDHVDMITGLLNSGAAIAVQKIGTEKKMITMATGAGSTALTNKDCGPYGIHYVYDTYSLPKVAGSAIVQHGGKTWFFLTADYAFGHSLEKNTAAFVKSQGGKVLGQVRHPLATADFSSYLLQAQASGAKVIGLANAGGDFVNAVKQAREFGIVQGGQTIAGMLVFLSDVKSLGLDVAQGMEFATSFYWDRDPASRAWSKRYFAKTGAMPTMDQAGVYSATMTYLKAIKAAGTDDPDAVMKTLRGMKIDDFFSINGHLRADGTMVHDMFLVEVKKPSESKGPWDLLKVIKQVPGDQAFMPMSEGTCPLVKAGGGAGTGGY; encoded by the coding sequence ATGAAAAAAGGGCTTGTGCGAGCCGCGCTGAGCGCGGCGTTTGTGGGGGCGTTTGTGGGTATGTCGGCATTTCCCGGCAGCGCCTTGGCGGCGGGAATTTCCAATGACGTGGTGAAAATCGGAGTGCTCACGGATATGTCCGGGGTTTACTCCGCGATCGGTGGCGAGGGCAGCGTGACCGCCGCGAAAATGGCGGTCGCCGATTTTGGCGGCACGGTGCTCGGCAAACCGATCGACGTCATTTCCGCCGATCACCAAAACAAGCCCGACATCGCCTCGACCAAGGCGCGGCAATGGGCGGATACCGATCATGTTGACATGATCACCGGGCTTTTGAATTCCGGCGCCGCGATCGCGGTGCAAAAGATCGGCACCGAAAAGAAAATGATCACGATGGCCACCGGGGCGGGCAGCACGGCGTTGACCAACAAGGACTGCGGACCCTACGGAATTCATTACGTCTACGATACATATTCCCTGCCCAAGGTCGCCGGTAGCGCCATCGTTCAGCACGGCGGTAAGACATGGTTCTTCCTTACCGCCGACTACGCCTTCGGCCACTCCCTGGAGAAAAATACCGCCGCCTTTGTTAAATCCCAGGGCGGCAAAGTATTAGGCCAGGTCCGTCACCCCCTGGCGACCGCCGATTTTTCCTCGTATTTGCTGCAGGCCCAGGCTTCGGGCGCGAAGGTGATCGGTCTCGCCAACGCGGGCGGCGATTTTGTCAATGCGGTCAAGCAGGCCCGCGAATTCGGTATCGTTCAAGGCGGGCAGACCATCGCCGGGATGCTGGTTTTTCTCAGCGACGTTAAAAGCCTCGGCCTGGATGTCGCCCAGGGCATGGAGTTCGCCACCAGTTTCTATTGGGATCGCGATCCGGCGTCGCGCGCATGGTCGAAGCGTTACTTCGCCAAGACCGGGGCGATGCCGACGATGGATCAGGCCGGGGTCTATTCCGCCACCATGACCTATCTGAAGGCGATCAAAGCGGCGGGAACCGACGATCCCGACGCGGTGATGAAAACATTGCGCGGGATGAAAATCGACGATTTTTTCTCGATCAACGGCCATCTGCGCGCCGATGGAACCATGGTTCACGACATGTTCCTGGTCGAGGTCAAGAAACCGTCCGAATCGAAGGGTCCCTGGGATCTGCTTAAGGTGATCAAGCAGGTGCCGGGCGATCAGGCGTTCATGCCGATGTCCGAAGGGACGTGCCCCCTGGTCAAGGCGGGTGGCGGCGCCGGCACAGGCGGTTACTAA
- a CDS encoding ABC transporter ATP-binding protein yields the protein MPDQRTLASQASPAPAAAAEDLLSVADLHAYYGESHVLYGVDFTVRRGELVTLLGRNGSGRTTILKSVLGLVGRRSGSVRVAGREAINLPPHRIARLGVGYCPEERGIFSRLTVEENLLLPPVVKDGGMSLDEIYALFANLLERRKNIGTRLSGGEQQMLAMARILRTGADLLLLDEITEGLAPVIVQSLGRLIRQLKVRGYTIVLVEQNFHFAADLADRHYVVDRGRIAEMIPKEKLAQSQELLNGYLGV from the coding sequence ATGCCTGATCAGCGGACTCTCGCCTCACAGGCAAGCCCCGCCCCTGCCGCCGCCGCCGAGGACCTGCTTTCGGTGGCCGATTTGCATGCTTATTACGGCGAGTCCCACGTTCTTTATGGGGTCGATTTCACGGTGCGCCGGGGCGAATTGGTGACCCTGCTCGGGCGCAATGGATCGGGCCGCACCACGATTCTTAAATCGGTATTGGGGCTGGTTGGTCGGCGCTCGGGCTCGGTGCGCGTCGCCGGGCGGGAGGCCATAAACCTGCCCCCGCATCGCATTGCGCGCCTTGGTGTCGGCTATTGCCCCGAGGAACGGGGGATTTTTTCCCGCCTGACGGTGGAGGAAAATTTGCTGCTGCCGCCGGTGGTGAAGGACGGCGGCATGAGTCTGGATGAAATCTACGCCCTTTTCGCCAACCTTTTGGAAAGGCGAAAAAATATCGGCACTCGGCTGTCGGGTGGAGAACAACAGATGCTGGCGATGGCGCGCATCCTGCGTACCGGGGCGGATCTTCTTTTGCTTGACGAGATTACCGAGGGTCTGGCTCCGGTGATCGTTCAATCCCTGGGGCGGCTGATTCGCCAACTCAAGGTGCGGGGCTATACTATTGTTCTGGTCGAGCAGAACTTCCATTTCGCGGCCGACCTTGCCGATCGACATTATGTGGTCGATCGGGGCCGTATCGCGGAAATGATCCCCAAGGAAAAGCTGGCGCAAAGCCAGGAACTGCTTAACGGCTATCTTGGGGTTTAG
- a CDS encoding ABC transporter ATP-binding protein produces MTPWVLETRDLSKKFEGFIAVDKVNLRVRRGCIHALIGPNGAGKTTVFNLLTKFVTPSEGRILFNGENITREKPADIALRGIIRSFQISAVFPNLTLYENVRVALQRRLGISYYFWRPESTLDALRERTLALLAAVGLEALADTPTSALAYGQKRALEIATTLALEPELMLLDEPTQGMGAEDVEKITELVRTVAASRTVLMVEHNLKVVATLADTITVLQRGAILAEGSYDEVSNDAQVMEAYMGNAHA; encoded by the coding sequence ATGACGCCGTGGGTTCTCGAGACCAGGGATTTGTCCAAAAAATTCGAGGGCTTTATCGCCGTCGATAAGGTGAACTTGCGTGTTCGGCGTGGGTGTATTCACGCCCTGATCGGCCCCAATGGCGCGGGAAAAACGACGGTTTTCAATTTGTTGACCAAATTCGTCACCCCTTCGGAGGGGCGTATTTTGTTTAATGGAGAGAATATCACCCGAGAGAAGCCCGCCGATATCGCATTGCGCGGAATTATCCGTTCTTTTCAAATATCGGCCGTCTTTCCCAACCTTACCTTGTATGAAAACGTCCGCGTCGCTCTGCAGCGTCGCCTTGGAATTTCGTACTATTTTTGGAGACCGGAATCCACCTTGGATGCATTGCGGGAACGGACTTTGGCGCTGTTGGCGGCGGTTGGTCTTGAGGCGCTCGCCGATACCCCTACTTCGGCGCTGGCGTACGGACAGAAGCGCGCGCTGGAAATTGCCACGACCCTGGCGCTCGAACCCGAGTTGATGTTGCTTGACGAGCCGACGCAGGGCATGGGCGCGGAAGACGTCGAAAAAATTACCGAACTGGTGCGCACGGTTGCGGCTAGCCGCACCGTGTTGATGGTCGAACACAACTTAAAAGTCGTGGCGACGCTCGCCGACACGATTACCGTCTTGCAGCGTGGCGCTATTTTGGCCGAGGGCAGTTATGACGAAGTGTCCAATGACGCCCAGGTGATGGAGGCCTATATGGGGAACGCGCATGCCTGA
- a CDS encoding YifB family Mg chelatase-like AAA ATPase — protein sequence MIARVTTVAFQGIDTLSVDVQVQMASGLPSFTIVGLPDKAVSEARERVRAAMGSIGVALPPKRITINLSPADTLKEGSHFDLPIALGLLSAMSIIPPDALEDFVALGELALDGAVTRVAGILPAAIHAAALERGLICPHAQGGEAAWAGDIAILNPDSLLGLINHFKGACVLSPPTPRLQRDRPPGPDMADVKGQESAKRALEVAAAGGHNLLMIGPPGSGKSMLAARLPGILPDLTPAEALDVSMIHSVYGALPDDGLIQRRPFRDPHHSASMPALVGGGRRARPGEISLAHNGVLFLDEFAEFSRTALDALRQPLETGKVNVARANAHVSYPARIQLVAAMNPCRCGHLDDAALACSRAPKCAEDYQARISGPLLDRIDLTVEVPALDAIDLARPGAARRSIDIRAHVIRARARQRQRYEKEISAENTPLTNAGIDAATLEKTMALAGDAQTLLSQATAKFHLSARGYHRVLRVARTLADLDEAPETGREHIAEALGYRRIRHGGALATA from the coding sequence ATGATCGCCCGTGTGACCACCGTCGCCTTTCAGGGCATCGACACCCTTAGCGTCGACGTTCAGGTGCAGATGGCTTCGGGGCTGCCCTCGTTTACGATTGTCGGCCTGCCCGACAAGGCGGTCTCCGAAGCGCGCGAACGGGTCCGCGCAGCGATGGGGTCGATCGGAGTCGCCCTGCCGCCGAAAAGAATCACGATCAACCTTTCTCCCGCCGACACCCTGAAGGAAGGCAGCCATTTCGACCTGCCGATCGCGCTCGGCCTGCTCAGCGCCATGAGCATCATTCCGCCGGACGCCCTGGAAGACTTCGTCGCCTTGGGCGAGTTGGCGCTAGACGGCGCGGTGACCAGGGTCGCCGGAATTTTGCCCGCCGCCATTCACGCCGCCGCGCTGGAACGCGGCCTGATCTGCCCCCACGCCCAAGGCGGCGAGGCGGCATGGGCGGGAGATATCGCGATCCTCAATCCCGACAGCCTGCTCGGATTGATCAACCACTTCAAGGGCGCCTGCGTACTCTCGCCACCGACGCCCCGCCTACAGAGGGACCGTCCGCCGGGGCCGGACATGGCCGACGTCAAGGGTCAGGAAAGCGCTAAAAGAGCCCTGGAGGTCGCCGCCGCGGGGGGGCATAACCTTCTCATGATCGGCCCGCCCGGCTCGGGAAAATCCATGTTGGCGGCGCGCCTGCCCGGCATCTTACCCGACCTTACCCCTGCCGAGGCGTTGGATGTAAGCATGATCCATTCGGTCTACGGCGCACTGCCCGACGACGGCCTTATTCAGCGCCGCCCCTTTCGCGACCCCCATCACAGCGCCTCCATGCCCGCCCTGGTCGGCGGCGGTCGGCGGGCTCGACCCGGCGAGATTTCCCTGGCGCACAACGGCGTTTTGTTTCTCGACGAGTTCGCCGAATTTTCCCGCACCGCCCTCGACGCCCTGCGCCAGCCGTTGGAAACCGGGAAAGTCAACGTCGCCCGCGCCAATGCCCACGTCAGCTACCCCGCGCGCATTCAATTGGTCGCGGCCATGAACCCGTGCCGTTGCGGCCATCTCGACGATGCCGCTCTCGCCTGCTCGCGGGCGCCGAAGTGCGCCGAGGATTATCAGGCCCGTATCTCCGGCCCGCTGCTCGACCGTATCGATCTCACGGTAGAGGTTCCCGCACTTGACGCCATCGATCTGGCGCGCCCCGGCGCGGCGCGGCGCAGCATCGATATCCGCGCGCACGTGATCCGCGCGCGCGCCCGTCAACGCCAGCGTTATGAAAAGGAAATTTCGGCGGAAAACACACCCCTCACCAACGCCGGCATCGACGCCGCGACCTTGGAAAAAACCATGGCCTTGGCCGGTGACGCCCAAACACTGCTGAGTCAGGCGACGGCGAAATTCCACCTGTCGGCGCGCGGATATCACCGCGTGCTACGGGTCGCGCGCACCCTTGCCGACCTTGACGAAGCGCCGGAAACTGGGCGCGAACACATCGCCGAAGCCCTCGGCTATCGACGCATCCGTCACGGCGGCGCCCTCGCCACGGCATGA
- a CDS encoding cyclic nucleotide-binding domain-containing protein, protein MAKAGWTQSTFEVLTGKGARWIIETSTQKRSEAMETAENFVASGEYAGVRVTELRDGWKTERVIFERSVMLNEKPLKVGQLTSAEPCQRLMDYYRFPARLVIGRVARAYLDRHGITALELLFNRPHLNALERMDGFYVGAMQAVATVQARQNDEKPADRLDVLYRAAQKIRARARDSEKAQVHCALLGERGLDTALKKIKASTPEKEWDYHAYAMLAMFLSGSNWRQKIRALIELLETTANDLSLRYVDEALGEILDGGEALRDIFGAPPTAIDAWRVFIQVTSGHYRAPKYAPEELDILTEAFAHHDLPISRKILLGRVAQGLGGVRPLTREGRDSDRKDFISLVRDLVEPAGMLGGPPMSEAVVLRAKVLLGDEGADLPIDTAVRQALYLMPTQAARLGVLLDLTGSDLGKKYEDVVRAQFSQLVAQLRTIYDLFPESVADAERLTGIDSLRERLGMSVMSHELKRAFTLSLGKIADALAPKNSAAASSPRRALVGTSARVSTKKPAADPAEKDATKKNPTNGKLRLAQGAILFCEGEPGDEAYLIVSGTIDIFRTRSDGEQLLASVGRGELIGEMSLIDSQPRMASARANADTELIVVSQDDLTDRLAILQENDKVLHFLITTLTRRLRGLARVTE, encoded by the coding sequence ATGGCCAAGGCAGGATGGACACAAAGCACCTTCGAGGTTCTAACGGGCAAGGGGGCGCGCTGGATTATCGAGACCTCGACGCAGAAGCGTTCCGAAGCCATGGAAACGGCCGAAAATTTCGTCGCCTCGGGTGAGTATGCGGGGGTTCGGGTCACCGAACTGCGCGACGGCTGGAAGACCGAACGGGTCATTTTCGAACGTTCCGTGATGCTCAACGAAAAGCCCCTGAAGGTCGGCCAACTCACCAGCGCCGAACCGTGCCAACGGCTGATGGACTATTACCGGTTTCCCGCGCGTCTGGTCATCGGCCGGGTGGCCCGCGCCTACCTGGATCGCCACGGCATAACCGCCCTCGAACTTTTATTCAACCGCCCCCACCTCAACGCTCTGGAACGCATGGACGGTTTCTATGTCGGCGCCATGCAAGCCGTCGCCACCGTTCAGGCCCGTCAAAACGACGAAAAACCCGCGGACCGGCTGGATGTCCTGTACCGCGCGGCGCAAAAAATCCGGGCCCGCGCGCGCGACAGCGAAAAGGCCCAGGTCCACTGCGCCTTGCTAGGGGAAAGGGGCCTGGACACGGCGCTGAAAAAAATCAAGGCCTCGACCCCCGAGAAAGAGTGGGACTACCACGCCTACGCCATGCTGGCGATGTTCCTTTCGGGCAGCAACTGGCGCCAGAAGATCCGCGCCTTGATCGAGCTGCTGGAAACCACCGCCAACGATCTGTCCTTGCGCTATGTCGATGAGGCGCTCGGCGAGATTCTCGACGGCGGCGAGGCCCTGCGCGATATTTTCGGCGCACCGCCGACGGCCATCGACGCTTGGCGGGTCTTCATCCAAGTCACCAGCGGACATTATCGGGCGCCGAAATACGCCCCCGAGGAACTCGACATACTGACCGAGGCGTTCGCCCATCACGATCTTCCCATCAGCCGCAAGATTTTGTTGGGCCGTGTCGCCCAAGGCCTGGGCGGCGTGCGTCCGTTAACGCGCGAGGGGCGCGACAGCGATCGCAAGGATTTTATCTCACTGGTCCGCGATCTGGTGGAGCCGGCGGGGATGCTCGGCGGCCCCCCGATGAGCGAAGCGGTGGTCCTGCGCGCCAAGGTCCTGCTCGGCGACGAGGGTGCGGACCTGCCGATCGACACCGCCGTTCGCCAGGCCCTGTATCTAATGCCGACGCAGGCCGCCCGCCTGGGGGTCTTGCTCGACCTCACCGGCTCCGACCTGGGCAAGAAATATGAAGACGTCGTGCGCGCCCAATTTTCTCAATTGGTCGCCCAGTTGCGCACCATCTATGACCTTTTTCCCGAGAGCGTCGCCGACGCGGAACGTTTGACCGGCATCGACTCGCTACGCGAGCGGCTCGGCATGAGCGTCATGTCCCATGAGCTGAAGCGCGCCTTCACTTTATCGCTAGGCAAAATCGCCGACGCTCTCGCGCCTAAAAACAGCGCCGCCGCGTCGTCGCCACGCCGAGCCCTGGTGGGGACGTCCGCCCGGGTTTCTACAAAAAAACCGGCCGCGGATCCCGCCGAAAAAGATGCCACCAAGAAAAATCCCACAAACGGAAAATTACGCTTGGCCCAGGGCGCAATTCTCTTTTGCGAAGGCGAACCCGGCGACGAGGCTTACCTGATCGTCTCCGGGACGATCGATATCTTCCGTACCCGCAGTGACGGTGAGCAACTGCTGGCCAGCGTCGGCCGCGGCGAATTGATCGGGGAAATGTCGCTGATCGACAGCCAGCCGCGCATGGCCTCGGCGCGGGCCAACGCCGACACCGAATTGATCGTGGTTTCGCAAGACGACCTGACCGACCGCTTGGCGATCCTACAAGAGAACGACAAGGTCCTGCATTTCCTAATTACCACGCTGACCCGCCGGCTGCGCGGCCTGGCTCGCGTCACCGAATAG
- a CDS encoding GDCCVxC domain-containing (seleno)protein — protein MDAYKKNAVLTCPHCGLRQGVVMATQAVVSNVQCNGCGRTIRAKDGEHCVYCAHGDTPCPPAQREKEEKDYCWGCTSGLAG, from the coding sequence ATGGACGCCTACAAAAAAAATGCCGTTTTAACGTGTCCACATTGCGGGCTGAGGCAAGGCGTCGTCATGGCGACGCAGGCCGTCGTTTCCAACGTTCAGTGCAATGGATGTGGACGTACGATCCGGGCGAAGGACGGCGAGCATTGCGTCTACTGCGCCCATGGCGATACCCCCTGCCCGCCCGCCCAGCGGGAAAAGGAAGAAAAAGACTACTGTTGGGGCTGCACCTCGGGTTTGGCCGGTTAG
- a CDS encoding histidine triad nucleotide-binding protein, protein MTSEIRYDRDNVFAKILRGEIPCDKVYEDDHVLAFRDIAPQAPVHVLVIPKGPYISLADFSTIASPDEIAEFFAAVGKIASDLGLDDPGYRILANHGSDGGQEVPHFHVHIFGGKKLGAMLPK, encoded by the coding sequence ATGACATCTGAAATACGTTACGACCGCGATAATGTGTTCGCTAAGATCCTGCGCGGGGAAATTCCCTGCGATAAGGTTTACGAAGACGATCACGTGCTGGCGTTCAGGGATATTGCGCCGCAGGCTCCGGTTCATGTCCTGGTTATCCCCAAGGGTCCGTATATCTCATTGGCGGATTTTTCCACCATCGCGTCGCCGGATGAAATTGCCGAATTTTTCGCCGCGGTGGGCAAGATCGCGTCCGATTTAGGCCTCGACGATCCGGGGTACCGGATTTTGGCCAATCACGGCAGCGACGGTGGCCAAGAGGTGCCGCATTTTCATGTCCATATTTTCGGCGGTAAAAAACTGGGTGCGATGCTGCCCAAATAG
- a CDS encoding phosphoribosyl-ATP diphosphatase produces MTTSPRDARILDGLFETVLSRRGGDASASWTAKLFAKGRPAIAQKVGEEAVETVIAAIAEKPENLTAESADLLYHLLVLWADAGIAPGDVWAELARREGVSGVAEKNARPKRHDGEESKDDI; encoded by the coding sequence ATGACGACATCCCCTCGGGACGCCCGTATTCTGGATGGCTTGTTCGAGACCGTTCTCTCGCGCCGGGGTGGCGATGCCTCGGCGTCGTGGACCGCCAAACTGTTCGCCAAGGGACGCCCGGCGATCGCGCAGAAAGTCGGCGAGGAAGCGGTCGAAACGGTGATCGCCGCGATCGCCGAGAAACCGGAAAACCTGACCGCCGAAAGCGCCGATCTGTTGTATCATTTGTTGGTGTTGTGGGCGGACGCCGGGATCGCGCCCGGGGACGTCTGGGCGGAGCTTGCCCGCCGTGAGGGAGTTTCGGGCGTCGCCGAGAAAAACGCCCGCCCGAAGCGTCACGATGGCGAGGAGAGCAAAGATGACATCTGA
- the hisF gene encoding imidazole glycerol phosphate synthase subunit HisF, with amino-acid sequence MLKARIIPCLDVNGGRVVKGVNFVDLVDAGDPVEQARLYDKAGADELTFLDITASSDNRDTIFDVVARTAEQCFMPLTVGGGVRRTEDIRKLLLAGADKASINTAAVKNPEFVREAAQKFGSQCIVVSLDAKTVGSGKYEIFTHGGRKPTGIDAVAWARRMAEYGAGEILLTSMDRDGTRQGFNIELTRAIADAVPVPVIASGGVGTLDHLVEGVRDGHASAVLAASIFHFGTFTVEQAKRHMIACGIPMRMDGYEDGAAA; translated from the coding sequence ATGTTGAAAGCCCGGATTATTCCCTGCCTCGACGTCAATGGCGGCCGCGTGGTCAAGGGGGTGAACTTCGTCGATCTCGTTGACGCGGGAGACCCGGTCGAACAGGCGCGCCTATACGACAAGGCGGGCGCCGACGAGTTGACCTTTCTCGACATCACTGCCAGTTCGGACAACCGCGACACCATTTTCGACGTCGTGGCGCGCACCGCCGAACAGTGCTTCATGCCCCTGACCGTGGGCGGCGGCGTACGTCGGACCGAGGATATCCGTAAACTTTTGCTGGCCGGCGCGGACAAGGCGTCGATCAACACGGCGGCGGTAAAAAATCCGGAATTTGTACGCGAGGCGGCGCAAAAGTTCGGCTCGCAATGTATCGTCGTGTCGCTCGACGCGAAAACCGTGGGGTCGGGAAAGTATGAAATTTTTACCCACGGTGGGCGAAAACCGACGGGGATCGACGCGGTGGCGTGGGCGCGCCGAATGGCCGAATACGGGGCCGGGGAAATTTTGCTCACCTCGATGGACCGCGACGGCACCCGCCAAGGCTTCAATATCGAACTGACCCGCGCCATCGCCGACGCCGTGCCGGTGCCGGTGATCGCGTCGGGCGGCGTCGGCACGCTGGACCATCTGGTCGAGGGCGTGCGCGACGGTCACGCCTCGGCGGTGTTGGCGGCGTCGATTTTCCATTTCGGCACGTTTACTGTCGAGCAGGCTAAGCGGCACATGATCGCGTGCGGTATCCCGATGCGCATGGACGGCTATGAAGACGGAGCGGCGGCATGA
- the hisA gene encoding 1-(5-phosphoribosyl)-5-[(5-phosphoribosylamino)methylideneamino]imidazole-4-carboxamide isomerase translates to MIFFPAIDLKDGQCVRLLRGEMDKATVFADDPGAQARAFVDQGCEWIHVVDLNGAFAGKPVNADAVRRILAEARVPVQLGGGIRTLETIDFWLEAGVRRVILGTVALRDPDLVCRACARYPGRVAVGIDAKDGFVAVEGWAEVSRITAHDLALRFEDAGVAAIIFTDIARDGLMAGPNLDSTLALAQAISTPVIASGGVSSMDDLRALKARGGALLEGVISGRAIYDGAIKVGDAVALLRDAA, encoded by the coding sequence ATGATTTTTTTTCCGGCGATCGACCTGAAGGACGGACAGTGCGTGCGTTTGTTGCGCGGCGAAATGGACAAGGCGACGGTGTTCGCCGACGACCCCGGCGCGCAGGCGCGCGCCTTCGTCGATCAGGGTTGTGAATGGATTCATGTCGTTGATTTGAACGGCGCCTTCGCGGGCAAACCCGTCAACGCCGACGCGGTTCGGCGTATTTTGGCCGAGGCGCGGGTTCCGGTTCAGTTGGGCGGGGGAATTCGCACCTTGGAGACCATCGATTTTTGGCTGGAGGCGGGTGTGCGCCGGGTGATCTTAGGCACGGTCGCCTTGCGCGACCCGGATTTGGTGTGCCGGGCCTGCGCCCGCTACCCAGGGCGGGTCGCGGTCGGTATCGACGCCAAGGACGGCTTCGTCGCCGTCGAGGGCTGGGCCGAGGTTTCCCGGATTACGGCCCACGATCTGGCTTTGCGTTTCGAAGACGCCGGGGTGGCGGCGATCATCTTCACCGATATCGCCCGCGACGGCCTGATGGCCGGTCCCAATCTGGACAGCACCCTGGCGCTGGCGCAGGCGATTTCGACGCCGGTGATCGCGTCGGGCGGGGTCTCGTCGATGGATGATCTGCGGGCGCTGAAGGCGCGCGGCGGCGCCCTTTTGGAGGGGGTTATCAGCGGGCGCGCCATTTACGATGGGGCGATCAAGGTCGGTGACGCGGTGGCTCTGCTCAGGGACGCCGCCTGA
- the hisH gene encoding imidazole glycerol phosphate synthase subunit HisH, translating into MVKAVIIDYGSGNLRSAAKAVEVAMRGEGLAGRVVISSRPEDVADASHVILPGVGAFADCMSGLRAVDGMIEAMTEAVLDGGRPFLGICVGMQLLADTGLEHGSWPGLGWIGGEVRAIVPNDAKLPDGVTLKVPHMGWNDLRMLATDHPVLKGVESGRHAYFVHSYHFVPSNPAHILAQADYGGPINAIVGRDNLLGTQFHPEKSQAVGLRFIANFLEWDPSS; encoded by the coding sequence ATGGTTAAGGCGGTGATCATCGACTATGGGTCGGGCAATCTGCGTTCCGCCGCCAAGGCGGTCGAAGTGGCGATGCGCGGCGAGGGCTTGGCGGGGCGCGTGGTTATCTCCTCGCGGCCGGAAGACGTGGCCGACGCGAGCCACGTAATTCTGCCCGGCGTCGGCGCCTTCGCCGACTGCATGAGCGGCCTGCGCGCGGTGGACGGCATGATTGAGGCGATGACGGAAGCCGTGCTCGACGGTGGGCGGCCGTTTCTGGGCATCTGCGTCGGCATGCAGTTGTTGGCCGATACCGGACTGGAGCACGGCTCGTGGCCCGGCTTGGGCTGGATCGGCGGCGAGGTTCGGGCCATCGTTCCCAATGACGCGAAGCTGCCCGACGGTGTGACGCTGAAGGTGCCGCACATGGGGTGGAACGATTTGCGTATGCTGGCCACCGACCACCCCGTCTTAAAGGGGGTTGAAAGCGGACGGCACGCCTATTTTGTTCATTCATATCATTTCGTGCCCAGCAATCCGGCGCATATCCTGGCCCAGGCCGATTATGGCGGCCCGATAAACGCGATCGTCGGACGTGATAATCTTCTGGGGACACAGTTTCATCCCGAAAAAAGCCAAGCGGTGGGCCTGCGCTTTATCGCCAATTTCCTCGAATGGGACCCCTCATCATGA
- a CDS encoding DUF2628 domain-containing protein, whose product MKMFTVHYRTADRDADLILVKEGFCGPAFFFGFLWPLAHRMWTAAAVFFVAQLLVQIGAALLGLGAGESVVLSVACAAILAYLANDLRRNALRRAGYRDRAVVLGRTATDAFRRYLDRAPHDVLLALSQ is encoded by the coding sequence ATGAAAATGTTCACCGTGCATTATCGCACCGCCGATCGGGACGCGGACCTGATCTTGGTCAAGGAGGGGTTTTGCGGGCCGGCGTTTTTTTTCGGGTTTTTGTGGCCGCTGGCGCATCGAATGTGGACCGCGGCGGCGGTTTTTTTCGTCGCCCAGCTTTTGGTTCAGATCGGGGCGGCGCTTTTGGGTTTGGGGGCGGGCGAAAGTGTCGTGCTCAGTGTCGCGTGCGCCGCGATCCTCGCCTATCTGGCTAACGACCTCAGGCGAAATGCCCTGCGCCGGGCGGGCTATCGCGACAGGGCGGTGGTTCTTGGGCGCACCGCCACCGACGCCTTTCGCCGCTATCTCGACCGCGCGCCTCATGATGTTTTGCTGGCGTTGTCGCAATGA